One stretch of Chryseobacterium indologenes DNA includes these proteins:
- a CDS encoding alpha/beta hydrolase, whose amino-acid sequence MNKAITLFFLIFITVFTFGQKFSPLYFGEKMVIKSKYVKEKMNVWIKLPEDFEKLKKNCSLLILLDGDEYFGIASNVQNLYQFDDKMPATIVAALPSTIESRWKYYTPTKSKNFSGKKENDKLFESSGNFQHFADFIENEVIRELEAKYKTKFKNKTIFGHSLGGLGVMSFYKFRPQIFENYICASPSLIWDKYMFNSYYENEYPSNSIEKRKIFFSSGNPDSQYYREAVEDLYENMSKKIINSNDFIKYQHYETENHGTSGIRSLIDGLEFIYKTD is encoded by the coding sequence GTGAATAAAGCAATTACATTATTTTTTTTAATATTTATTACAGTTTTCACTTTTGGACAAAAGTTTTCGCCATTATATTTTGGAGAGAAAATGGTTATTAAGTCTAAATATGTGAAAGAGAAAATGAATGTATGGATAAAGTTACCTGAAGATTTTGAAAAACTTAAAAAAAACTGTTCTTTACTTATTCTACTTGACGGCGATGAATATTTTGGTATTGCTTCAAATGTTCAAAATCTATATCAATTTGATGATAAAATGCCGGCAACTATTGTAGCCGCTTTACCCTCAACTATTGAAAGTAGATGGAAATATTACACACCAACAAAATCGAAAAATTTTAGTGGTAAAAAAGAGAATGATAAATTGTTTGAAAGTTCGGGAAATTTTCAGCATTTTGCCGATTTTATAGAAAATGAAGTTATTAGAGAATTAGAAGCGAAATATAAAACCAAATTCAAAAATAAAACAATATTCGGTCATTCTTTAGGAGGATTAGGAGTAATGAGTTTCTACAAATTTAGACCACAAATTTTTGAAAATTATATTTGCGCAAGTCCGAGTTTAATTTGGGATAAATATATGTTTAACAGCTATTACGAAAATGAATACCCTTCAAATAGTATTGAAAAACGGAAAATATTTTTTTCTTCGGGAAATCCTGACTCACAATATTATAGAGAAGCTGTTGAAGATTTATATGAAAATATGTCAAAGAAAATAATTAATTCGAATGATTTTATAAAATATCAACACTATGAAACTGAAAACCACGGAACAAGTGGAATCAGAAGTTTAATTGATGGTTTAGAATTTATTTATAAAACTGATTAA
- a CDS encoding IS91 family transposase — MRGFKTIKKQPTQPQSQPQSQPQYEVADVLNKLGSKLEDLGLNSWQLRTLFALKKCRTSALGGHIDACDECGNISISYNSCRNRHCPKCQGRNREDWIQTRETELLPVPYFHVVFTLPEVLNKTALHEPKMLYDILFESAWETLQTFGKNKNLQMGMIAVLHTWGQNLSLHPHVHCIVPGGGVDENGAWKNIRSDGKFLFSVKALSKVFRAKFCEKLKANLKDKFNENQENEYEKIRQSLWEKDWVVYAKKPFGSPKSVVEYLGRYTHKIAISNGRIRGIDAETVTFSYKDYRQKGIKKQMVLSHAEFIRRFAMHILPKRFVKIRHYGFLSSTWKRIKLKKLQQKLGIQPKEKPLPKPFQPKCSCCKTGNLVTIAMFDLRGPPQWFLEMSQSQPTPKK; from the coding sequence ATGAGAGGTTTTAAAACCATAAAAAAACAGCCAACTCAACCTCAATCTCAACCTCAATCTCAACCTCAATACGAAGTCGCCGATGTTTTAAACAAATTAGGTTCAAAATTGGAAGATTTAGGATTAAATTCCTGGCAATTAAGAACTTTATTTGCATTAAAAAAGTGCAGAACTTCGGCTTTGGGAGGACATATCGATGCTTGCGACGAATGCGGAAATATCAGCATCAGCTACAACTCCTGCCGAAACCGTCATTGCCCGAAATGCCAAGGGCGGAACCGAGAAGATTGGATACAAACACGGGAAACCGAACTGCTTCCTGTGCCTTATTTTCACGTAGTTTTTACGCTTCCTGAAGTATTGAACAAAACAGCGCTTCACGAGCCCAAGATGTTGTATGATATTTTATTTGAATCGGCTTGGGAAACGCTTCAAACGTTTGGCAAAAACAAAAATCTCCAAATGGGAATGATTGCTGTTTTGCACACTTGGGGACAGAATTTGAGTCTTCATCCGCACGTGCACTGCATTGTTCCCGGTGGTGGCGTGGATGAAAACGGAGCTTGGAAAAACATCAGAAGTGATGGTAAATTTTTGTTTTCGGTAAAGGCTTTGAGTAAAGTTTTCAGGGCTAAATTTTGTGAGAAACTGAAAGCTAATTTAAAGGATAAATTCAATGAAAATCAAGAAAATGAATACGAAAAAATCAGGCAAAGTCTGTGGGAAAAAGATTGGGTAGTTTACGCCAAAAAGCCATTTGGAAGCCCAAAATCTGTGGTGGAATATTTGGGCAGATACACCCACAAAATTGCCATCAGCAATGGTAGAATTAGGGGAATTGATGCGGAAACGGTCACTTTTTCTTACAAAGATTACCGCCAAAAAGGCATCAAAAAGCAGATGGTTTTGAGCCACGCAGAGTTTATCCGAAGATTTGCGATGCATATTTTGCCCAAAAGGTTTGTGAAAATCCGTCATTACGGTTTTTTGAGCAGCACTTGGAAACGAATTAAGCTTAAAAAACTGCAACAAAAATTAGGCATCCAGCCCAAAGAAAAACCTTTGCCAAAGCCGTTTCAACCGAAATGCAGTTGTTGTAAAACAGGGAATTTAGTCACCATTGCAATGTTTGATTTGAGGGGACCGCCACAATGGTTTTTGGAGATGAGCCAAAGTCAGCCAACGCCTAAAAAATAG
- a CDS encoding tyrosine-type recombinase/integrase codes for MSLHFGKIPTELDSEQIQDYLFYLQKKSKSPSQSYFKHTVYGLRFLLKSEGLSYDYLSLPEIKREKKLPVVLSKQEVWQMLSGCKLLKHKILIGILYGCGLRCMEVRNLRLCDLDFDRKQLKVVQGKGKKDRYLPLSEHLIRGLKKYIEAEKPENYLFGMPREGRAGASTSLSTGFDSRYSQRGVQWAVKQASKTAKILKEVSVHTLRHSFATHLLEDGMDILSIKNLLGHESIDTTLIYLQIAQLSTQKLFSPLDTLFLEFGKK; via the coding sequence GTGTCGCTACATTTCGGGAAAATTCCTACAGAATTGGATTCAGAGCAAATTCAAGATTACCTTTTTTACCTTCAGAAAAAATCAAAATCACCTTCACAGTCGTATTTTAAACATACCGTTTACGGACTTCGATTTTTACTGAAATCGGAAGGTTTAAGCTATGATTATCTGAGTCTTCCGGAAATTAAAAGAGAGAAAAAACTGCCTGTAGTTCTCAGTAAACAGGAGGTTTGGCAAATGCTTTCAGGATGTAAACTTCTGAAACATAAAATTTTAATCGGGATTCTTTACGGCTGCGGATTGCGCTGTATGGAGGTTAGAAATCTGCGTTTATGTGATTTAGATTTTGATCGAAAACAACTCAAAGTGGTTCAGGGAAAAGGCAAAAAAGACCGCTATTTGCCACTTTCCGAGCATTTGATTCGGGGATTAAAAAAGTATATCGAAGCGGAAAAACCAGAAAATTATCTCTTTGGAATGCCACGAGAAGGAAGAGCTGGCGCTTCGACTTCGCTCAGCACAGGCTTCGATTCCAGATATTCGCAACGGGGCGTTCAATGGGCGGTAAAGCAGGCATCAAAAACGGCAAAAATATTGAAAGAAGTGAGTGTTCATACGCTTCGGCACAGTTTTGCGACGCATCTTCTGGAAGATGGGATGGATATTTTAAGCATCAAAAATCTCTTGGGTCACGAAAGTATTGATACCACATTGATTTATCTTCAAATTGCACAACTTTCCACACAAAAACTCTTTTCACCGCTCGATACTTTGTTTTTGGAATTTGGGAAGAAATGA
- a CDS encoding IS91 family transposase gives MSGFKTIKKQPTQPQSQPQYEVADVLNILGSKLENLELNSWQLRTLFALKKCRTSALGGHIDACDECGNVSISYNSCRNRHCPKCQGKNREKWIGMRENELLPVPYFHVVFTLPDVLNKTALHEPKMLYDILFESAWETLQTFGKNKNLQMGMIAVLHTWGQNLSLHPHLHCIVPGGGVDESGAWKNLRSDGKFLFPVKALSKVFRAKFCEKLKDKNFEEYTKIRQNLWEKSWVVYAKKPFGSPKSVVEYLGRYTHKIAISNQRIRKIDAETVTFSYKDYRQKGIKKQMVLSHEEFIRRFVMHILPKRFVKIRHYGFLSSTWKRIKLKNLQQNLGIQPKEKLPPKAFQPKCTCCKDGNLVTIATFDLRGPPSWFLEMSRNLPAPKSAF, from the coding sequence ATGAGTGGTTTTAAAACCATAAAAAAACAGCCAACTCAACCTCAATCTCAACCTCAATACGAAGTCGCCGATGTTTTAAATATTTTAGGTTCAAAATTGGAAAATTTAGAACTTAATTCTTGGCAGTTAAGAACTTTATTTGCCTTAAAAAAGTGCAGAACTTCGGCTTTGGGTGGTCATATTGACGCTTGTGATGAATGTGGAAATGTAAGCATCAGTTACAACTCCTGCCGAAACCGTCACTGCCCAAAATGTCAGGGCAAAAACCGTGAAAAATGGATTGGGATGAGGGAAAACGAACTGCTTCCGGTACCTTATTTCCACGTGGTTTTTACGCTTCCTGATGTATTGAACAAAACAGCGCTTCACGAGCCCAAGATGTTGTATGATATTTTATTTGAATCGGCTTGGGAAACCCTTCAAACGTTTGGCAAAAACAAAAATCTCCAAATGGGAATGATTGCTGTTTTGCACACTTGGGGACAGAATCTGAGCCTTCATCCGCATTTGCACTGCATTGTTCCGGGCGGTGGAGTGGATGAAAGCGGAGCTTGGAAAAATCTACGTTCAGACGGCAAATTTTTGTTTCCGGTAAAGGCTTTGAGTAAAGTTTTCAGGGCTAAATTTTGTGAGAAATTAAAAGATAAAAACTTTGAAGAGTATACCAAAATCAGGCAAAATCTGTGGGAAAAGTCTTGGGTTGTTTACGCCAAAAAGCCTTTTGGAAGCCCAAAATCTGTGGTAGAATATTTGGGCAGATACACGCATAAAATCGCCATCAGCAACCAGAGAATCAGGAAAATTGACGCGGAAACGGTAACTTTTTCTTACAAAGATTACCGCCAAAAAGGCATCAAAAAGCAGATGGTTTTGAGCCATGAAGAGTTTATCCGCCGTTTTGTGATGCATATTTTACCGAAAAGATTTGTAAAAATCCGTCATTATGGTTTTTTGAGCAGCACCTGGAAGCGTATCAAACTTAAAAATCTACAACAAAATTTAGGCATCCAGCCCAAAGAAAAGCTTCCGCCAAAAGCTTTTCAGCCGAAATGTACGTGTTGTAAAGATGGAAATCTTGTGACGATTGCCACGTTCGATCTACGAGGTCCGCCAAGTTGGTTTTTGGAGATGAGCCGAAATTTACCTGCTCCTAAATCTGCATTTTAG
- a CDS encoding aminoglycoside phosphotransferase family protein, which translates to MNTSVKNNELEFIRNTIARNNIDIEVNNIEKLGEGWMSRAYLINDEFVFRFPKEKQGGDDLEKEKVALPFLMKIITLSIPNFIYTGVQENGLPFVGYRILNGVPMKEETFEEIYEEITSDTKDRLVEQIGDFIDEISSVKYEKALELGICENDFYKDYSDTLEEIERKIFGIIDENIKKFIIEKFKWYLDDETNFKYTPKLLHADLSPNHFLYDNDKGELTGIIDFGDMQIGDPDYEYIYLLEDCGADFTRKVMEYRGEKEIEKKLIKVEFFLLVDNIRFVLEGLRINDDEMIRDGLASLGKKVLESQISK; encoded by the coding sequence ATGAATACAAGTGTAAAAAATAATGAACTAGAATTTATTAGAAATACAATAGCAAGAAACAACATAGATATAGAGGTTAATAATATTGAAAAACTTGGCGAAGGTTGGATGAGCAGGGCATATTTGATTAATGATGAATTTGTATTCAGGTTTCCAAAAGAAAAACAGGGTGGAGATGATTTAGAAAAAGAAAAGGTTGCATTACCATTTCTGATGAAAATAATAACGCTAAGTATACCAAATTTTATATATACTGGTGTACAAGAAAATGGATTGCCATTTGTCGGGTATAGAATTTTAAATGGGGTACCAATGAAAGAAGAAACATTTGAAGAAATTTATGAGGAAATTACTTCTGATACAAAAGATAGATTAGTTGAGCAAATTGGAGATTTTATTGATGAAATTAGTTCAGTTAAATATGAAAAGGCACTTGAACTAGGAATATGCGAAAATGATTTTTATAAGGACTATTCAGATACTTTGGAAGAAATAGAGAGAAAGATTTTCGGAATAATTGACGAAAATATAAAAAAATTCATAATTGAAAAATTCAAGTGGTATTTAGATGATGAAACAAATTTCAAATACACACCTAAATTACTTCATGCAGATTTATCTCCAAATCATTTTTTATATGATAATGATAAAGGTGAATTAACAGGAATTATCGATTTTGGAGATATGCAGATTGGAGATCCGGATTATGAATACATATATTTACTAGAAGATTGTGGAGCTGACTTTACTCGAAAAGTTATGGAATACAGAGGGGAAAAGGAAATCGAAAAAAAATTAATAAAGGTGGAATTTTTTCTCTTAGTAGATAATATCCGCTTTGTATTAGAGGGATTAAGAATAAACGATGATGAAATGATTAGAGATGGACTTGCTTCATTGGGGAAAAAGGTCTTGGAATCTCAAATATCAAAATAA
- a CDS encoding IS91 family transposase has translation MRGFKTIKKQPTQPQSQPQYEVADVLNKLGSKLEDLGLNSWQLRTLFALKKCRTSTLGGHIDACDECGNISISYNSCRNRHCPKCQGRNREDWIQTRETELLPVPYFHVVFTLPEVLNKTALHEPKMLYDILFESAWETLQTFGKNKNLQMGMIAVLHTWGQNLSLHPHLHCIVPGGGVDENGAWKNIKNDGKFLFPVKALSKVFRAKFCEKLKANLKDKFNENQENEYEKIRQSLWEKPWVVYAKKPFGSPKSVVEYLGRYTHKIAISNGRIRGIDDKTVTFDYKDYRQKGIKKQMVLSHEEFIRRFAMHILPKRFVKIRHYGFLSSTWKRIKLKKLQQKLGIQPKEKPLPKPFQPKCSCCKTGNLVTIAMFDLRGPPQWFLEMSQSQPTPKK, from the coding sequence ATGAGAGGTTTTAAAACCATAAAAAAACAGCCAACTCAACCTCAATCTCAACCTCAATACGAAGTCGCCGATGTTTTGAACAAATTAGGTTCAAAATTGGAAGATTTAGGATTAAATTCCTGGCAATTAAGAACTTTATTTGCATTAAAAAAGTGCAGAACATCGACTTTGGGAGGTCATATTGACGCTTGCGACGAATGCGGAAATATCAGCATCAGCTACAACTCCTGCCGAAACCGTCATTGCCCGAAATGCCAAGGACGGAACCGAGAAGATTGGATACAAACACGGGAAACCGAACTGCTTCCTGTGCCTTATTTTCACGTAGTTTTTACGCTTCCTGAAGTATTGAACAAAACAGCGCTTCACGAGCCCAAGATGTTGTATGATATTTTATTTGAATCGGCTTGGGAAACGCTTCAAACGTTTGGCAAAAACAAAAATCTCCAAATGGGAATGATTGCTGTTTTGCACACTTGGGGACAGAATTTGAGTCTTCATCCGCATTTGCACTGCATTGTTCCGGGTGGTGGCGTGGATGAAAACGGAGCTTGGAAAAACATCAAAAATGACGGTAAATTTTTGTTTCCGGTAAAGGCTTTGAGCAAGGTTTTCAGGGCTAAATTTTGTGAGAAACTGAAAGCTAATTTAAAGGATAAATTCAATGAAAATCAAGAAAATGAATACGAAAAAATCAGGCAAAGTCTGTGGGAAAAACCTTGGGTAGTTTACGCCAAAAAGCCATTTGGAAGCCCAAAATCTGTGGTGGAATATTTGGGCAGATACACCCACAAAATTGCCATCAGCAATGGTAGAATTAGGGGAATTGATGATAAAACAGTAACGTTCGATTACAAAGATTACCGTCAAAAAGGCATCAAAAAGCAGATGGTTTTAAGCCATGAAGAGTTTATCCGCCGTTTTGCGATGCATATTTTGCCGAAAAGATTTGTGAAAATCCGTCATTATGGTTTTTTGAGCAGCACTTGGAAACGAATTAAGCTTAAAAAACTGCAACAAAAATTAGGCATCCAGCCCAAAGAAAAACCTTTGCCAAAGCCGTTTCAACCGAAATGCAGTTGTTGTAAAACAGGGAATTTAGTCACCATTGCAATGTTTGATTTGAGGGGGCCGCCACAATGGTTTTTGGAAATGAGCCAAAGTCAGCCAACGCCTAAAAAATAG
- a CDS encoding tetratricopeptide repeat protein → MKQLFTFSILLISIFSFAQSSDEINKKGIEFLMQKNYEQGIPLLQKSAEMGNAEAQYNLGYCYEFGVGITKDEKIATSWYQKSADQNYNDGLYAMMMAYSDGKGVEPNYPKAFEYAMKCALNNDATCMFNVVTAYKDGIGTEKSKGKMLEWAYKLGKLKNPENLNLSGRITSARLNLAYMFRDGIDLEKDIYKSYVWFLIYNENKRDFSVFQQDDVVKEIQEVEKKLTKKQKSEAITEAEKILERKLLNLSNLYKSDI, encoded by the coding sequence ATGAAACAGCTTTTTACATTTTCAATTTTATTGATTTCTATATTTTCTTTCGCTCAAAGTTCTGATGAAATTAATAAAAAAGGAATTGAATTCTTGATGCAAAAAAATTATGAACAAGGAATTCCTCTTCTGCAAAAATCCGCTGAAATGGGAAATGCTGAAGCACAATATAATTTAGGTTATTGTTATGAATTTGGTGTAGGTATTACAAAAGATGAAAAAATTGCTACTTCTTGGTATCAAAAATCTGCAGACCAAAATTACAATGATGGACTTTATGCAATGATGATGGCTTATTCTGATGGAAAAGGAGTTGAGCCAAATTATCCAAAAGCATTTGAATACGCAATGAAATGTGCGCTTAACAACGATGCAACTTGTATGTTTAATGTAGTAACTGCTTACAAAGATGGAATTGGAACAGAAAAGAGCAAGGGAAAAATGTTGGAATGGGCATATAAACTTGGCAAACTTAAAAATCCTGAAAACCTAAATTTGAGCGGACGCATAACTTCGGCAAGGTTAAATCTTGCATATATGTTTCGTGACGGAATTGATTTAGAGAAAGATATTTACAAAAGTTATGTTTGGTTTTTGATTTATAACGAAAACAAACGTGACTTTTCAGTTTTTCAACAAGATGATGTTGTAAAAGAAATTCAAGAAGTAGAAAAGAAATTAACTAAAAAACAAAAATCTGAAGCAATAACCGAAGCAGAAAAAATTCTTGAAAGAAAACTTTTAAACTTATCAAATCTCTATAAATCAGATATTTAA
- a CDS encoding tyrosine-type recombinase/integrase, with protein MSLHFGKIPTELDAEQIQDYLFYLQKKSKSPSQSYFKHTVYGLRFLLKSEGLSYDFLSLPEIKKEKKLPVVLSKQEVWQMLSGCKLLKHKILIGILYGCGLRCMEVRNLRLCDLDFDRKQLKVVQGKGKKDRYLPLSEHLIRGLKKYIEAEKPEDYLFGMPREGRAGGDASTSLSTGFDSRYSQRGVQWVVKQASKTAKILKEVSVHTLRHSFATHLLEDGMDILSIKNLLGHESIDTTLIYLQIAQLSTQKLFSPLDTLFSEFGKK; from the coding sequence GTGTCGCTTCATTTCGGGAAAATCCCCACAGAGCTCGATGCTGAGCAAATTCAAGATTACCTTTTTTACCTTCAGAAAAAATCAAAATCACCTTCACAGTCGTATTTTAAACATACCGTTTACGGACTTCGATTTCTACTGAAATCGGAAGGTTTGAGCTATGATTTTTTGAGTCTTCCGGAAATTAAAAAAGAGAAAAAACTGCCTGTAGTGCTTAGTAAACAGGAGGTTTGGCAGATGTTGTCCGGCTGTAAACTTTTAAAACATAAAATTTTGATCGGCATTCTTTACGGTTGCGGATTGCGCTGTATGGAAGTTCGAAATCTCCGTTTATGCGATTTAGATTTTGACAGAAAACAGTTGAAAGTGGTTCAAGGAAAAGGCAAAAAAGACCGCTATTTGCCACTTTCGGAGCATTTGATTCGGGGATTAAAAAAGTATATCGAAGCTGAAAAACCAGAAGATTATCTCTTTGGAATGCCACGAGAAGGAAGAGCGGGAGGTGATGCTTCGACTTCGCTCAGCACAGGTTTTGATTCCCGTTACTCACAACGGGGCGTTCAATGGGTGGTAAAACAGGCATCAAAAACGGCAAAAATATTGAAAGAAGTGAGTGTACACACGCTTCGTCACAGTTTTGCGACGCATCTTTTAGAAGACGGAATGGATATTCTGAGCATCAAAAATCTCTTGGGTCACGAAAGTATTGACACGACGTTGATTTATCTTCAAATTGCACAACTTTCCACACAAAAACTCTTTTCACCGCTCGATACCCTTTTTTCAGAATTTGGGAAGAAATGA
- a CDS encoding tyrosine-type recombinase/integrase, whose protein sequence is MPGFTELLSRFERTVSVLGRSQSTFQNYSRHVAAVSLHFGKIPTELDTEQIHDYLFYLQKKSKSPSQSYFKHTVYGLRFLLKSEGLSYDFLSLPEIKKEKKLPVVLSKQEVWQMLSGCKLLKHKILIGILYGCGLRCMEVRNLRLCDLDFDRKQLKVVQGKGKKDRYLPLSEHLIRGLKKYIEAEKPENYLFGMPREGRAGGDASTSLSTGFDSRYSQRGVQWAVKQASKTAKILKEVSVHTLRHSFATHLLEDGMDILSIKNLLGHESIDTTLIYLQIAQLSTQKLFSPLDTLFSEFGKK, encoded by the coding sequence GTGCCTGGTTTTACAGAACTTTTAAGCCGTTTTGAACGTACGGTTTCGGTGTTGGGAAGAAGCCAAAGTACCTTTCAAAATTACTCCAGACACGTCGCTGCGGTGTCGCTACATTTCGGAAAAATTCCTACAGAATTGGATACCGAGCAAATTCACGATTACCTTTTTTACCTTCAGAAAAAATCAAAATCACCTTCACAGTCGTATTTTAAACATACCGTTTACGGACTTCGATTTCTACTGAAATCGGAAGGTTTGAGCTATGATTTTTTGAGTCTTCCGGAAATTAAAAAAGAGAAAAAACTGCCTGTAGTGCTTAGTAAACAGGAGGTTTGGCAGATGTTGTCCGGCTGTAAACTTTTAAAACATAAAATTTTGATCGGCATTCTTTACGGTTGCGGATTGCGCTGTATGGAAGTTCGAAATCTCCGTTTATGCGATTTAGATTTTGACAGAAAACAGTTGAAAGTGGTTCAAGGAAAAGGCAAAAAAGACCGCTATTTGCCACTTTCGGAGCATTTGATTCGGGGACTCAAAAAGTATATCGAAGCTGAAAAACCAGAAAATTATCTCTTTGGAATGCCACGAGAAGGAAGAGCGGGAGGTGATGCTTCGACTTCGCTCAGCACAGGTTTTGATTCCAGATATTCGCAACGGGGCGTTCAATGGGCTGTAAAACAGGCATCAAAAACGGCAAAAATATTGAAAGAAGTGAGTGTACACACGCTTCGTCACAGTTTTGCGACGCATCTTTTAGAAGACGGAATGGATATTCTGAGCATCAAAAATCTCTTGGGTCACGAAAGTATTGACACGACGTTGATTTATCTTCAAATTGCACAACTTTCCACACAAAAACTCTTTTCACCGCTCGATACCCTTTTTTCAGAATTTGGGAAGAAATGA
- a CDS encoding HEPN domain-containing protein yields the protein MNSKIRVIIPIRGSEEFDILDDNYDLLLKEIIQLGEEKYFIQLLDEKEEQYKKIIDLRIRVILSSKYENNVDEEVEEFSKKYKFFKTEWIGEYLELEFTFLHKLTIFTEIVINHIIKRLSLILHLSYNTKIDFLSGLIFNSSNNKRLIGKTEILMSDIDMAYGHAIKINWPTIKQPTINQTIDWFIHHNFHLDDISQTKIQRAINAFSYSFSNLSEKHTSELFWTMIGIEGLLAEGSSNIISQIKIKTSILLEEPKEFKKKLEKLYNYRSRLVHGDLNFPPKYSNDFDGFEREYWDYSEFALSILIALVKELIIENKTEFKFEYKRIK from the coding sequence ATGAATTCCAAAATAAGAGTAATAATTCCAATAAGAGGTTCAGAAGAGTTTGACATTTTAGATGACAATTATGATTTGCTTTTGAAAGAAATCATTCAACTTGGAGAAGAAAAATATTTTATCCAATTATTAGATGAGAAAGAAGAACAGTACAAAAAAATAATAGATCTGAGAATTCGAGTAATTTTAAGCTCCAAATATGAAAACAATGTGGATGAAGAAGTTGAAGAATTTTCCAAAAAATATAAATTTTTTAAGACTGAATGGATTGGAGAATATCTTGAACTTGAATTTACTTTTTTACATAAATTAACAATATTTACTGAAATAGTAATAAACCATATAATAAAACGACTTTCGCTCATTCTTCATTTATCTTATAACACAAAGATTGACTTTCTTTCAGGATTGATTTTCAATTCTTCAAATAATAAAAGGCTCATTGGAAAAACTGAAATACTAATGAGTGATATTGACATGGCATACGGTCATGCAATAAAAATAAATTGGCCAACAATAAAGCAACCAACAATAAATCAAACCATAGATTGGTTCATACACCATAATTTCCATTTAGACGATATAAGCCAAACAAAAATTCAAAGAGCAATTAATGCTTTTTCTTATAGCTTTTCTAACCTCTCTGAAAAACACACTTCAGAACTATTTTGGACCATGATTGGAATAGAAGGTTTGTTGGCTGAAGGTTCAAGTAATATAATATCTCAAATTAAGATTAAAACATCAATATTATTGGAAGAACCAAAAGAATTTAAAAAGAAGTTAGAGAAACTTTACAATTATCGCTCAAGATTAGTGCATGGTGATTTAAATTTTCCTCCAAAATACAGTAATGACTTTGATGGTTTTGAACGTGAATATTGGGATTACTCAGAATTTGCGTTATCAATTCTAATTGCCTTAGTAAAAGAACTGATAATTGAAAATAAAACAGAATTTAAATTTGAATATAAACGTATAAAATAA